Within Cyanobacterium stanieri LEGE 03274, the genomic segment GGGGAATAGGCAATGGGCAATGGTAATAAAAAAAGTGAGGCTGACGGCTAAATCAACCCCACTTATTAATAGAATTAATAGAAACTTTGACAAGAAAAAAATTCTCTTAGCTTATTTGTTGATGGCAATATCGTTTATGACTTGATTAGGTGCGATCGCACTTTCTAATACAGAACTACTAATCACAGAATTATTAGCCACAGTAACCACAGGATTAGAGAGAATACCAATCAAAGAAGTTGCAACCACCAATAATACTAGGGATACTTGCATGGCACGCATACCGGGAAGATTCCAGCGCACTGGGGGGTATCTTTTGACCACTTCGGACATTTCTTGAGGTTCTTTTACTACCATCATTTTTACCACTCGGATATAGTAGTAAATAGAAATTACACTGGTGACGAGCGCCGTTAAAACTAAGCCATAAAGCCCACTTTGCCATCCTGCCCAGAAAATGTAAATTTTACCAAAAAATCCAGCCAAGGGGGGAATACCGCCGAGGGAGAGTAGGCAGAGGCTTAAACCAAGGGTGAGGAGGGGATCTTTTTGATATAATCCTGCATAATCACTAATTTTATCAGTACCTGTTCTGAGGGCAAAGAGAATTACACAGGTAAATGCCCCAAGGTTCATGAATAGGTAGATAAAGAGATAGAATATCATACTAGAATATCCTGCCTGGGAGTCGGCTACTAAACCAATCATTACAAACCCTGCTTGACCGATGGAGGAATAGGCTAACATTCTTTTCATGCTAGTTTGAGCCAAAGCAACCACGTTTCCGAGTACCATACTAAGGATGGCAAGGGCGGTAAAAATGAATTGCCATTGTTCGCCCATGGGGTTGAAAGCGGTGGCCAGTAAACGAATGGCGATGGCAAATCCTGCGGCTTTTGAACCCACGGAAAGGAAGGCAACTACGGGGGTGGGTGAACCTTCGTAAACGTCTGGAGTCCACTGGTGGAAGGGTACAGCGGAGATTTTGAAGGCGATACCTGCAATGACAAACACAAGGGCAATGGCTAATCCTAGGGATTCTAACCCAGTGCCTACTTGGATGGTAGAGGCGATCGCATTTATATCCGTTAAACCGCCAGAAAGTCCATATAACAAGGATAGACCATAAAGAAAAATAGCAGAACTAGCCGCCCCAATCAAAAGATATTTTAAGGCTGCTTCATTGGAACGAGGATCTCTTTTCATGTATCCTGTCATCAGGTATGAAGAAATACTGAGCATTTCTAGGGATACAAAAATCATCACCAATTCTGATGCACCACACAAAAACATCCCACCCAAGGTAGCGGTAAGTAAAATACAGATAAACTCTGATAGGGCAGTGCCTGTATTTTCAATATAAGTAATGCTCATGGTGATGGTAATCGCCGCAGAAAGTGCCACAATGATGCGGAATACAATACTGAGGTTATCACCCACAAACGAGCCTAAAAAGGATTGGGGATTAGGGTTATCCCATCCCAGAATGAGGGCTACCACAGACGCAAGTAAACCACCAATAGCAACATAGGGAAGCCATGAAGCGGATTTACGTCCAAAAATTAAATCTCCTATTAATACTAATAATAATGTTATCACAACAATTCCTTCTGGTAGAATTGCGATCGCATTTAATTGACTAGCGACTTGACTAGAAAAATCCATAATTAGTTGATTTTAAAACTATCAATAGTCAATCTTACCCGAAAAGTTCCTACAATGGATAGTTGAGAGTTGATAATTGATAATGAATAATTGTTTTATGGCATTACTTAGAGTTTGTTGAAAAAGTGGAGTCGTGAGGGCGGGGAATAGGCAATGGTTTCTGTGTTTTAACTGTGTTTTTGCAAAAAAAACATTATTTTTCTGTATTTTTTGATGGTTATAATGTGTTCAAATACTTGATATGTCTAGTTTATAATTCATTCAGCAGACCCTACTTAATTATGGATGATAATTTAATATCATAGAAAGGTCTAAATATGTTTATGGATAAAAAACCCCATTTAATAGTTATATGTAACGGTAGATCTTGTAAAAAATATGGAAGTAATTACCTTTTAGAAGCTATTCAAAAAGAAAAGGAAAATAACACAAAAGTGATAACTAAATATTGTTTTGGTCATTGTGGTAATGGTATTACAGTTTTAATCTTACCAGAACAAAAAATTTATCCTAACATAAGAAATAAGAAGGAACTTTTAAATATACTCAACTCTGAATAATTATCATGGCTAAAACAATATTAATCACAGGAGTAAGTAAAGGATTAGGAAAAGCATTAACAGAAAAATTTATCCCTTTAGGTCATACTGTTATAGGGTGCGCTCGTTCCTACAA encodes:
- a CDS encoding NAD(P)H-quinone oxidoreductase subunit N — its product is MDFSSQVASQLNAIAILPEGIVVITLLLVLIGDLIFGRKSASWLPYVAIGGLLASVVALILGWDNPNPQSFLGSFVGDNLSIVFRIIVALSAAITITMSITYIENTGTALSEFICILLTATLGGMFLCGASELVMIFVSLEMLSISSYLMTGYMKRDPRSNEAALKYLLIGAASSAIFLYGLSLLYGLSGGLTDINAIASTIQVGTGLESLGLAIALVFVIAGIAFKISAVPFHQWTPDVYEGSPTPVVAFLSVGSKAAGFAIAIRLLATAFNPMGEQWQFIFTALAILSMVLGNVVALAQTSMKRMLAYSSIGQAGFVMIGLVADSQAGYSSMIFYLFIYLFMNLGAFTCVILFALRTGTDKISDYAGLYQKDPLLTLGLSLCLLSLGGIPPLAGFFGKIYIFWAGWQSGLYGLVLTALVTSVISIYYYIRVVKMMVVKEPQEMSEVVKRYPPVRWNLPGMRAMQVSLVLLVVATSLIGILSNPVVTVANNSVISSSVLESAIAPNQVINDIAINK
- a CDS encoding (2Fe-2S) ferredoxin domain-containing protein: MDKKPHLIVICNGRSCKKYGSNYLLEAIQKEKENNTKVITKYCFGHCGNGITVLILPEQKIYPNIRNKKELLNILNSE